The Setaria viridis chromosome 2, Setaria_viridis_v4.0, whole genome shotgun sequence DNA window CAATGGATCTATCGTATCTGAGGTCAATGAGAAGCACTCaggacatcatcatcaaccaTGCCAGTGCCATCTTCTCCACCAGGTACATGTTTTTTAATGCTCATGTGCCGTCCTCCCCTCTGATAAAATGAGCCGCTGTTGGCTCAGCGTGCAGATCCTAAAAACATCAATGGTACTACGGATGCCTTTCTATACGCTACCGGTGTCACATAGAATGACCATCCTTCCTAACTTTTGTTGAGTTCGATTCTCTGCCTAAGTGCACGTACACTCCAAATCAGAGAGCGCTCTTATCTACATTTTATCTCTTCATCACCAATTACACTGAAGCGCATCCTCTACGGGCATAGGCGCGGCGTAGCGTGCCAATCTTGCTATGTATAGGTTTCAAACAGAAGTAGTCCCcagatttttagaaaatgtcTGAGCCATTCTTCTTTATTtctacaaaaaaaattacaaattagCTTCCCCAAATAAGAAAGGAAGCATGAGCAACAAGAGAGCTAGCACAACACTGATTCTAAAATTGCAAAATTCCTCACTATCCGATGCACTGTTTCTCTCGATTGGGAAACAAAACCATCTGGAATTTGTGAGAAGCAGGTTGCTATAGCGCTAGTAGCTCCACAGTGCGATGTCAACGGTGCCATGCTCGACGTCCTCCCACCACGCTcccgctccggcggcggccggcgcgtccACGAGCAGCCCCTGCGCCAAGCTCTCGTAGTACGATCCGGAATCAACCATGCCGCCGAATCTGAACATGTCGTCGAGCTCGAACGTGACGTCCAGCGACGGCGTTGCGCCAGAAGAGCCACtgccctcctcgtcctcgtctgCCGTCGTCTCCGCCGCtggcgatgccgccgccgatgccgactCCTCCGAGCGCCGCCGGAACGCCCCGATGGCCTCGGCGACCGCGTCCCTGACCTCGCGCGCGCTGGCCAGCGCCGCGGGCATCAGCGGCGGGAGCAGCCACGCGGAGTCGGCGAAGTTGaggcaggcggcgcggccggagagagcgatggcggcggcgtcgtgcgcgcgcgccgccagcTCGGGCGTGGcgaaggtgccgagccagagcctcgagccgcgccgccccgggaCGCGCAGCTCGCACACccaccgccccgcccccgcctggCCGCGGCGCCGCACGCCGCGGAACACCGGGTGCCGCGTCTCCCGGAACTtggtccgccccgccggcttctTGGGCGGCGCCGACCACACCGTCCGGTACTCCTCTTGCTCcgcggacgacggcggcggcgagggcgtgtCCATTGCAGACTCGCTGAAGATCCTGTAGGCGTGGTGGCTGTGGCTTCGGTCGTGCTGGGATCGATGGAGCTCGGACTTGgatggagggaggggaaggaggcagGAAAGTATATATAGGTAACTGGTCAACTCGGTGCCCGTTGGTGACTGGTCGTCAGTGCCGCGGGGAGTGAGAAGCGATTAGCTGGAAATGGAAATGGACAGCGTGGCGTGGAGGAGCGGCGTGCGTGTCGGTCCAAGTCAGCCACTGCGGCGGTGCGGTGGTGGGGTGGGGTCCGACGTCAGTGACTGCCTACTTGCCTTGGCCTCGGGGTGTCACTCCGTCACTGGACACTGTCAGCTCCATGGCGTGTGGTCTGGTCTCCGTTTACTTTTCAAAGCTGATCTCCTGGCCTGGCCTGGTTGCCTtgcccgcgcggccgcgccccgcGGTGGCTCGTGCTTGGGCGGTGAGGCCCGTTGACAATGTTCCGGTTCAATCTCTTTGCTGAGGTACGACCATGTTTTGGGTTCCTCGGTTGACTAGAGAAGATCTTGAAGGTCTAAGCCTGCGTTGGCCATCCAGATGTCAACGCACAAAGCTGGTATTCCAGATTGGCATAAGAATACGTCTGCGATGCCACAGCAGTGTCTTTCCTTGGCCATCCATAGACGGATAGACCACAGTCAGCAACTCAGCATGAAGCAATGTTAGGACAGCAAAAGATAAAACATAATTGTAAACTTTGGTCTTGGAGCATGAGACCCGAGGATTGGTCGATTTTGTTTAGTTCTCCTGACTCCTGCTCGCGGCAGTTACCCGCGTGTAAGACCTGCTAGCCGTATGCCTGTATCTGTATGCAGCGAACAGGCAGTCGAAGCAAAATTTGCCACCTGATACTCCCGGAGACTCTCTTCAATTAAAAGACTATAAAATAAAAATTCTGCCCTCAGTTGTTGTACTCACAGTGGAGCCTGAAACGGCCATCTAGAAATACTGAGGCGACCTCCACATCACAGCTTGCGTCTCTTGCCTTCTTGGGTCTTGGCTCTAGGGATTCAGGAAAGGCTGAAAGAGGCGATGAGACAAGAGACCTCACCGCGTTGTGGGAAAAGAGCGCGGCTGCTGCTTCCCTTCCTCCCAGTGAAGCGACAGCTCGCGTAACTCACTGAAGGATTTTGACTGCAAGAAGGAAAGAAGATTCAACGAGCGGCTTCAGCCAGCAGAGCAGGTTGAATGACCGGACTGGGTCCGAAGTGGAATGGCCACATCTTCTGGATCAGCCACTGGGACCGGATCATCAGCACGTGGAAGTTGCCTCCACTATTTGCTCGTGTCTTGTACTATGGGaccatcacaaattcacaaagtTACAGTCGCAAAATTCGCAAATGAACGGATGCCCTTTCTTGCAAGGACTCTTCGAGGCATGTGTTGCTTTCctgttctctctctcttttttaaatCTGTTTATGGCTAAAAACTGCATGGAAGAACCTCGAGGTGTCGATGCACAAAAGACAAGAACAGAGAACGAAAAGTTTGACACGAAAATTTTGAACCGTTGAAGTTAATTAGCCAGGAATCAATTTGAATTTTGTTACAGAGTCATAACAGGGTACAGTACAATCAGTTGGGGATCGTCAAAGCTTATTGTTAAGTTGCTAGTAGCTCCAGAGCGCGACGtccgctccgccgtcgccgaagTCGCCATGTTCccaggcggccgccggcggcggcggctccatgaGCAGCCCCTCCGCGAGGCTGGCATAGTACGTGTCCAAGTCCATGTCGCCGAACCAGTCGGGCTCGAACGCTTCGACGTCCAGTGCCGCCGGCTCGTCAGCCTTCACAGGTACTTGCTCAAgcgacgtcgccgccgagccGGAAACAATGtccggcaatggcggcggagcCGACACGCGCGATGTCacctcgtcgacggcggcgccgctggcggcggcctCGAATCGGCGCTGGAAGTCCGCGACGGCCtcgagggcggcgcggcgggcgtcgtCCAGGCCCGAGagcgcggacggcggcgacacGGCGAGCAGCCA harbors:
- the LOC117842436 gene encoding dehydration-responsive element-binding protein 1B gives rise to the protein MDTPSPPPSSAEQEEYRTVWSAPPKKPAGRTKFRETRHPVFRGVRRRGQAGAGRWVCELRVPGRRGSRLWLGTFATPELAARAHDAAAIALSGRAACLNFADSAWLLPPLMPAALASAREVRDAVAEAIGAFRRRSEESASAAASPAAETTADEDEEGSGSSGATPSLDVTFELDDMFRFGGMVDSGSYYESLAQGLLVDAPAAAGAGAWWEDVEHGTVDIALWSY
- the LOC117842433 gene encoding dehydration-responsive element-binding protein 1H, which codes for MDMGRLELSPSSSSTSASSSSSDHNNKAVWSPSSSSSPQPAKKRPAGRTKFRETRHPVFRGVRRRGAAGRWVCEVRVPGNRGARLWLGTYVAAESAARAHDAAMLALGRGRSGPGCLNFPDSAWLLAVSPPSALSGLDDARRAALEAVADFQRRFEAAASGAAVDEVTSRVSAPPPLPDIVSGSAATSLEQVPVKADEPAALDVEAFEPDWFGDMDLDTYYASLAEGLLMEPPPPAAAWEHGDFGDGGADVALWSY